AATAGCTTGGATAAATATTTAATTCCTGCCCCTATTATTGTAGCTAAAAAAACAGTCAGAAACCCAAAGATAATAATCAATTTCCAATGTAGCCCTAACTCAGGACCTACAGCACGTACAACTGCTAATCTACCTTGTTGCAGATCAAAACTACCTAATATTTCTTTTTGATCCATCCCTTCAGGTACTAAAATATCTAAGACATTTGGATTAAGATCTGTATTACTTCCACCACCAAACTTCCACCCTTCCGATTCCTTGATTACTTCACGATAGTTATCATAAGCAAATCCATCTAAAGAGCCTACTAAAACATAATATTGTGCTTTAGAAAGATCTCCCAAAAGCTCTTTAGGGATACTTACCTTAATCGTTTTTTTATCATCTAATATCTCTATTCTATCCTCTTTTATTATGGCATCTTTTGTAGCTTTATCTTGATAGTCAAAAACCTCCAATGACCATCCTGTTATTTTAATTAATTTATTCCATGGATTTCTTTCTTCAAATCTAATATTTGCACCTTTTTTAAAAGTTTCCAACTTACCTTCATCACTATTACTGATATAAACTTGAACTAACTGATGACTAAAACCATATTTAGCATGCCAAGGATTCACTAGCTCTATAAACTTAAAATATAAGTTATAATTCTCATTACTAGAATCAACCTTAAAATAGGTCAAATCAAATAATCCTTCATAAGGACTGAATTGTTCATTCTTGGGATAAGTATAAGTCCCTGGGCCATATTCATCTCCAACTGGATCATTCATTTGAAAAATAATATTACTTTCTGCCTCTACTATAGATCCATAACATATGCAAAAAAATATAATCAAAAATACTAATATAAAATTCATTAATCTTAGCATTAATATCTCCCCTTGCTTGATAAAAGTCTTATTGTCTATTATTATGATAAAATCACTAACAATATTAAACTTTAAACTAACTATATAAGGGAAAGCAATTATTTTCTACAACTCTAATTCAATAAAAATCACTATAATAGATAGATAAAGCGACAGTTTTCTCCCTCTATATTTCATAATATTTTTAATATATCTATCTCTATCTACTTTTAACTAAGCATTTATTTTATATGTTCATTTTTTCAATGATGAAAAAACGAACCAAAAAAATCACTTTGAAAAACGCTTTCTTTATATTATTAATTTTGCAAA
Above is a window of Orenia marismortui DSM 5156 DNA encoding:
- a CDS encoding glucodextranase DOMON-like domain-containing protein, with the translated sequence MLRLMNFILVFLIIFFCICYGSIVEAESNIIFQMNDPVGDEYGPGTYTYPKNEQFSPYEGLFDLTYFKVDSSNENYNLYFKFIELVNPWHAKYGFSHQLVQVYISNSDEGKLETFKKGANIRFEERNPWNKLIKITGWSLEVFDYQDKATKDAIIKEDRIEILDDKKTIKVSIPKELLGDLSKAQYYVLVGSLDGFAYDNYREVIKESEGWKFGGGSNTDLNPNVLDILVPEGMDQKEILGSFDLQQGRLAVVRAVGPELGLHWKLIIIFGFLTVFLATIIGAGIKYLSKLFTNV